The DNA window GGAAAGCTCCTGGTGCTGGCGCTGAGCCTCGCTGATTGCCTGCTCAATCTGCACCTTAGGATCAGCGTTCTCTTCGATCTTGTTGTCAAAGAGGGCCATCAGGTAGTTCCAGAACTTTGCAAATGGGTTAGCCATACGAGTTCAAAAGACCTTTCGTTTATGGGTCGATCACACTAAGTAGTCACTACTGTAGTGCGGCCGGTGCCATTACGCTTCCGCTGCCGCCGGAGAAGTGGTAGCCAATTCCTCCTGGATGGAATGCAGTGACATATTCGCCACCACTTCCATCAGCAGCTCAGCCACCGTCGTGTCCAGCGCGTTACAGATCGCGGCGAGCAGCTCCGAGGACACTTCCTTGCGGCCGCGTTCCAGCTCGGAAAGGTACCCGGAGGACACGCGTGCCTGCTTGGCCAGCTCGCGCAGCGTGACGTTCTTGTCGGCGCGGTAGGCACGCAGCGACATGCCGAGCGCTTCGCGCAGCAGCGGTTCGCGCCCGGGCACGCCTGAGTGCAGTGCGTCATCCACCGCGCCTGCGAGCGCGGCGGGGCGAGTCATCGGTGCTTCGTGTACGAGAGTTGTTGTTGCCATCACGAGTAATAACGGTCTAGGTCTCTGATTTGTTCCCATCGCGGGCAGAAAGATCTTCCCGCAGCGTATCTACAAGAATCCGTAGCGCAGCGTCCACAGCGGCGCTCCGGATCTCCTGGCGCGAACCCTGCAGCAGCGCACTGCCCCCAGCTGGCGCTGCAAAGCTGCGCGTAGGCGTCGCCACACCGATCCAGACTTCCCCGACTGGGTGCCCGTCCTGGGGGTCCGGTCCGGCCACACCGGTGAGCGACACCCCGTAGTCAGCGCGGCAGGCACGGCGCGCGCCCTCAGCCATGGCGCGCGCTGTTTCAGGGCTCACCGGCCCATACGCGGCGAGTACCTCGTGGGGCACCCCGGCGAGCGTCTCCTTGAGATCCGTCGCGTAGGTAACAAGCCCGCCGCGCAGTACCGCGGAGGCACCGGGCACACTCGCCACGGTGGCCGCAGCGAGTCCCGCGGTGAGTGACTCGCAGAAGGCGAGGGTGACACCCGCGCCCGTCGCTAAGCGAACAAGCTCACGCTCCATCGTTGGCCTTCCGTGCATCTACCAGGTACTGCACGCCGGTGATCACGGTGACGGCCACCGCAATCAGCATGACAATCAGCGTCGACATGTCCATCCAGCCGGGCAGCGGGCACAAGTACATGCCGACGCCAAGAGTTTGCAGCACGGTCTTGAGTTTGCCGCCCTTAGAGGCGGGCACGACCTGGCCTTGGCGCAGCATCCACATCCGCCAGAAAGTAATGCCCAGCTCGCGGACGATGATCACCACCGTGATCCACACCGGCAGCGGGCCGACGATATTCAGGGTGACCAGTGCGGTGATCATCAGCGCCTTGTCGGCGATGGGGTCGGCGATCTTGCCAAAGTCGGTCACGATGTTCCTGGCGCGGGCGATGTCCCCGTCCAGCTTGTCCGTGATCATGAGCGCCACAAACAGCCCGAACGCCCACCACCAGTGCTGCGCGAGCACGAGCCACGCAAACACCGGAATGAACAGGATGCGCAAAGAGGTCAGCGCGTTCGGCAGATTCCAATTGGACTGAGTGTTCACGCCCACCACCCTACCCACCTACTCGCCGTGGCCTAGACTGCCACCCATGAAGTATTTCGCATTTACCTATACCTACGGTGCCGACGCCGCGCTTGTCGACGCGACCCGTCCCGCCCACCGCGAGTTCATCTCCAGCCAGCTCTCGCTGGGCCGAATTGTCGGCTCCGGCCCCTACGCCGGCGGGGAGCAGGCACTGATCATCCTCCAGCTGCCGGATACCGCATCGGTGGCCGACGCGGAGGAGATCATGGACGCTGACCCCTACACGGTCGAAAGGGCGCTGGCCGGGCGTGAAGTCCACGAGTGGAACCCGGTCAGCAACATTTTCTCAGGCGACTAAGCGCCCCGTTTAGCGCTGCTTCGGCTTGCCGCCGCGGGCAACATGTAAGTGGTCCGTCTCGCGCGAGCCGGTCGCCGTGTGATCGCCCTTGCCGGAGGTTGCGGGGTCGTCGATCCACTCCAGGTGGTGGCCGTCGCGGTCGACCTTGCGGCGGTTGCCGTGGTCGTCGTAGTCAATGTGGAATGACGGCCCGTTCGGGTCGAGGCGTCCGGCCTTGATGTCCGCGCGGTCCTTGATCATGGAAGCAACCGCGGTCACTGCCAGCACGCCGATGATGACCAGCAGCGAGGTGACTGTGCCGATCTCCGGGACGGAAAGGCCCTCGCCGCCGTTGATAAACGACAGGTTGTTCTCGTGCAGGGCGTGCAGCAGCAGCTTGACGCCAATGAAGCCGAGCACTACCGCCAGGCCGTACGGCAGGTACACCAGCTTGTCTAGCAGCCCGTTGAGCAGGAAGTAGAGCTGGCGCAGACCGAGCAGCGCGAAGGCGTTGGCGGTAAAGACCAGGAAGGACTCCTGCGTGATGCCGAAGATGGCGGGAATGGAGTCGAAGGCGAACATCACGTCGACAAACCCGATGGACAGCAGCGCCACGAACAGCGGGGTGACGGCCTTCTTGCCAGCCTGCGTGGCCGAAACCAGGCGGTCGCCGTGGTACGAGCTGGTCACCGGAATGACTTTGCGCAGGGTCTTGACCACCATCATGTCGTTCGGGTCGGGGTCTTCCTGGTCGGTCGCCTCGTCGTAGACCAGCTTGATGGCAGTGTAGAGCAGGAACGCGGCGAAGATGTAGAAGACATCGGACCATGCCTCGATGATCACGGCGCCGAGCAGAATGAAGGCGAGGCGGCAGATCAGCGCAATCACGATGCCGATGAGTAGCACTTTCTGCTGGTAGGCACGCGGAATCTTAAACGAGCTCATGATGAGCGCGAACACGAAGAGGTTATCCACCGACAGCGAGAGCTCGGTGATGTAGCCGGTGAAGAACTGCATGCCGTGCTCGGCGTCCCACAACCACCAGACAATCCCGCCGAAGATGCAGGCCATGGCCATGTAGAACCCGGCCCACCCGGCGGACTCCTTCATCGACGGCTCGTGCGCGTTCCGCACGTGCGAGAAGAAGTCGAAAATAAAGAATCCAAGGATTACCGCTGAGGTAATCAGCCAAATTGAAAGAGGCACATGCATAAGCTTTCCTCCGGTCAGAAGTTACGTTGAAATGACCGGAGGTCTCCCCCACCCCTTGATATGGGGCTGCCCAGACCGGGGCGCGAGGTGCGCTGCCGTGCTGACGATCCGGGCACTTATAGGGTACTCCCCTCCAAGCGCGTCCAACTCTACACCACAAGGCACATCAAGCGAGAAGGCACCTTCCGGTGAGGTCTGTGGCGTCTACACAGCGAAAGGGTCATTGTTCGGGTCGAGGTGGAGACGAAGCTCGACCGCGTCCGCGACTTCACGTGCGACTGCCTCACCACACGCATCAGCGACGAACGCCACCGCCATATCTGTACCGGCGGAGACTCCAGAGGACGTCCACCGGTCGCGGTCGTGCACCCACCGGGCCGAGCGACGCCAGTCAATGTCGTGGCCGAAACTGGTGGCCCAGGCAAACGCTCGCTTATTGCTCGTAGCCGCATATCCCTCCAGGAGCCCTGCCGCGGCAAGCAACGCCGAGCCGGTGCACACTGACATCACCACGCTGGCTTCGTTCGCCATCTTCTGAAGACTCTTAAGGAAACTCTCGTCGCCCGCAAGCCTGCGAGTCCCTTGCCCTCCCGGAACGAACACCACATCGCAACTGCGCGGCGCATAGTCACCGCCGACCTCAAACCGCACACCCTGAGACGAGGCCACCGGCCGCCCATCCGGGGAGAGCAACGTGGTTTCCCACCCCGCAACCTTTGAGAAAATCTCCAGCGGGCCGGCCACGTCGAGAAGCTCGAACCCGTCAAACAGAACCAACGAGATCCGTTTTGAGCTGCGCTGCTGCATCTAGAACGCGCCGCCAGTCGGATTGTAGGTTGCCTGCACGGTGCGGGTCTCATCGTCAGCATCCGAGCCATCGCTTGTCGACGCCCCGTCGTCCTCCACATCCGCTTCCTTCGGAGCCTCAGCCGGATCGGCACCCTTGATCATCCAGATGATCGTCTCGAGCTCCTCCGGCTTGACCAACACCTCGCGCGCCTTCGATCCCTCGGAAGGGCCGACCACGCCGCGCGATTCCATGAGGTCCATCAGTCGACCGGCCTTGGCGAAGCCGATGCGCAGCTTACGCTGCAGCATCGAGGTCGAGCCGAGCTGCGAAGTGACCACGAGCTCGACTGCCTCGAGCAGATCGTCGAGATCCTTGCCGATGTCGTCGTCAATGACCTTCTTCTCCGCCTGCTTTTCCTCAGTGACGCCCTCGACGTAGTCGGGTTCATCCTGGGACTTCGCGGCGTCGACAACCGCCTGGATCTCCTCGTCGGTGACGAATGCGCCCTGGAGACGCTGCGGCTTGCCGGCCCCCTGCGGGATGAACAAGCCGTCGCCCATGCCGATGAGCTTCTCGGCGCCGCCCTGATCCAGGATGACGCGGGAGTCCGTCAGCGACGAGGTCGCGAACGCCAGGCGCGAGGGCACGTTCGTCTTGATCAGGCCCGTGACCACATCTACCGATGGGCGCTGCGTGGCCAGCACCAGGTGGATACCGGCCGCACGTGCCTTCTGCGTGATGCGCACGATCGATTCCTCGATCTCCTTCGGCGCGGTCATCATCAGGTCGGCGAGCTCGTCGACCACGCAGACGATGAAGGGGTACGGCCGCATCTCGCGCTCGGAACCTGGCGGGGCCTGGATCTCGCCGCTGCGCACCTTGCGGTTGAAGTCCTTGATGTGGCGCACGCGCGCCTGCTTCATGTCCAGGTAGCGCTGCTCCATCTCCTCGACCAGCCACTGCAGGGCGGCCGCGGCCTTCTTCGGCTGCGTGATGATCGGGGTGATCAGGTGCGGGATGCCCTCGTACGGGGTCAGCTCCACCATCTTCGGATCCACCAGGATCAGACGCACATCTTCTGGGGTGGCGCGCGTAAGTAACGAGACCAGCATCGAGTTCACAAACGCCGACTTACCGGAACCAGTCGAACCTGCGACGAGCAAGTGCGGCATCTTCTGCACCGAGGAGGCGATGAAGTCGCCCTCGATGTCCTTGCCAAGCCCGATGAGCATCGGGTCCTCGTCGGCGGCCACCTTCGGTGCGTCCAGCACGTCGCGCAGGCGGACCATCTCGCGGTCCCGGTTAGGCACCTCGATGCCCACGGCGGACTTGCCCGGAATGGGTGTCAGCAGTCGTACATTATCCGTCGCCACCGCGTAGGCGAGGTTGGATTGCAGGTTAGTGATCTTGGAGACCTTCACACCTGGACCAAGCTCGACCTCATAACGTGTCACTGTCGGGCCGCGGGAGAAGCCGGTGACTTGGGCATCGACCTTGAACTCCTCGAAGACATCGGTGATCGCCTCGATCATGCGGTCATTGGTCTCCGTGCGCGTCTTCGGGGCATCGCCTTCGATAAGCAAGCTTGTCGACGGCAACGTGTAGTCCGTATCGCGCGCCACCTTCCGCGCCAGCTGTTGGGTCGGCGCAGCGTCGTTTTCGGCGGCCTCCAGCTCCGACTTCGGCGTGGAGGCGGGCACCGCAGCGGCGTCGATACCCGAGCGAGCGACAATTGCCTTGCGCACCGCATCCCGGGAGCTTGCCACAGCATCTCCGGCGGCTTCGGCTGCTTGCCCGGCCGCCGCGGCCTTACCAGCTGCGGCCGCACCCGCAGTCGCTCCCGCAGCACCGGCAGCTGCCGCCGCAGTCCGGCCTGCCCCCTTGACGGTTGCCGCTGCGGTCTTACCCGCCGCGTCTGCGATGTCTGCACCACGCGAGAGCACCTTCGTCTCCTCGGGCTGTGCTTTGCGACGCCCAGTGCGCCCACTGTGTCCACTGTGCCCAGAGCGTTCAGTGCGCTCAATATGCTCGGTGCGCTCTGGTGCAGCGAATGCATCCGTGACGGGCTCGCCGAAATCGTCGCGGCCCTCCTCGCCGATGTCGCTCGCCGGCGCAACCTCGCCATCAGCCGGGTAGTTGTCCAGCGGTGTACGAGACTTGCGCACGCGGCGCTTCCGCGGACGCTGTTCGGGATCCTCACCGTAGTGGGTGTCTCGGTCGCGGGGCTGGCGCTCCGTTCGAGCCTTTCGCTCCGTTCGTGCCGTTGCGCGCGGACGGGGTCGACGACGCTCGCGACCTTCCGCAATGTCGTCCAGATCGCGCTCGACATGACCATAGAGGTCGTCGTCTTCGTCGTCCCACTCCTCCTCGAGGTCAGCATCCGGGTTGCGAGCGGAGTCGATAAGATCGGTGGCCCACGCGACAACCATGTCGTAGGCCTCACGCACGGTAATACCGGTAGTCTTCAGCGCCCCGTAGACAATGACCAGTGCCAGCAGCGGCACGGCCACGTAGGAGGAAAACCCAGCGGCAAGCACACCACCGGTATAGGCACCGATAATGCCACCGGCGATGCGTCGAGTCTCCCAGTCGGAGGGGTTGCCCGCGAAGACATGCACGAGTCCGAGCATCGCCACAGCGATGATGCTCAGACCGATAGTGACGCGGGTGCGCACCTCGCCCGGGGCCCGCACATTAAGCATCAGTGCGATGGCGACACCGACAAGCAGTACCGGCAGAATGAGCGCACCCGCCCCGATCACCCAGTGGGTGGCCTTGGCGATCAGCTCGCCGATAGGACCGGCGATGTCCAACCAGACCGAGGCACCAATAACCGCGGCCAACCCGATGAGCAACAGCCCCCAGGCGTCAGCGTGCTCCGCAAAGGTGCCGCGGTAGGGCGTGCGTGCCTGCTGCTCCTCAGCTTCCTCGTCCCAGTCGTCGTGCTGAACGTCAGCAGCTTCGCTGGGTTCGCTGTAACGGCTAGTGCCAGGGTGCTCGAGAGTACTGGCGTCTTTCCTCCGACGGTTGCGCCTGCGGTCTGGTTGCACGTGCTCCTCTTCGTCGTCGAATAGGTCAAAATTGTCGTCTACATCTTCATCGTCATGTTTCCGACGTGCGCTCCCGAGCTTTCTCGTCAGCGCACCGAAGGCACCACCCACCCCGCGGGCGGCAGACCCCAGCGAGCGACCGACGGCGCGCGTGGCAGAGCCGACGCGCTCGTCGGTGGTTTCCGCCGCAACCATCGACGAAGTCGGTGGGTGCGTCAGCGACACTGGGCCACTGCGACGCGCGGACGACCCGCCGGACTGTGGGCGGGTTGAGCGTGGGGCGGAATTTTTGACAGACATGGCTGTAACTCTAATACCTCAAGTCACATTATTCACAGAGGCATCGCGGGGTGAGGCGAACTTTCTTCCGCAATACCCCGCTGAGTATGCGCTGCCTTAGCCCAATGTGATGTCGTAACCAGCGAGCAAATCGGCACCGTCAACGCGCACCTGCGCAGCCGACGTACGACCCGTCACCCACAGCAGCAGCTCTGCCGGCGCTCCAAAGACGCGCACGACTCGGTTGCCCTTGTCCGCGACTCCCGCACGCTCCCCCAGCGTCACCGGTGGAAGGTGCTCGGGAGTCAAGATCACCGGCACCGGGGCCTTACGCAGCGTCATTTTGCCGTAGCGCTTAGCCAGCTTGAGCAGCTTCGCCTGTGTCGCCGCACTGAGCTCGCGGGGTTCCGGATTCTCCTGGGCGCGGCGGACATCCTCGTGATGGATGAAGTGCTCACCTTCGTTTGCCGGGCCAAACAGCGCGCTTACCACCGGGTTGGCACCCGAAAGCCAGTCGGCGACCACCTCTTCATAAGGCCTTCTTTTCGCCGCCTCCATCTCACGGTCAAGACCCTTGGCCAGCGCCTGCACGAAAGCACCCGCGATCCAAGGTAGGCGCTGCTCTCGCACGTAGAGGTGCGCGGCCAGGTCACGGGTGCGCCACCCATCAAGCAGCGTGGGCGCGTCCGGCCCAAGTTCCAGTAACAGCGCGCCGAGCTTTTCCCGTTCACTAGAAGCAAAAGACATGCCTTTTACCCTAGCGCTTCCGCCGCAAGCTTAGCCGCGGGAGCTGGACAGCTGCCGCTCCAAAGAGACGAAGCTGCGAACAACGGGTGCAAACATAGCGACCACCGGGTCCGTGGTCACAATCTTGCCGCCAGCACCCCAGCCGAGTTCAACAGCCTGTTTACCGTCGGCATAGCACTCACTCACCCCACCCTTGAAGTTCATCACGCACATAATCGTGTCTGGCTTGTAGCTGCCCACAACACGGATCCCTCGGACGTCACTATTGCGGTAGTCCGGGTTGCCCAGCTTGATAGCGTCGTAACTCTTCCAGCTGGAGCCGTACCCGGGCTCGTAGGGCACCTCGGTGCCCTCCGGCAGCGGGCGACCACCCGTCCAGTCGGTCTCATCCTCCGCTGCTGCGGCAGTAGGGATGGCAGGTGCAGAAATTACTGTGGCGGCGAGAAGCGCCGCGGTCATTCTCCTAAGCGTCTTCATGCCACGAAATTTTATACACCTGTCGCCCATGTGTCACCACCCATGCACAAAATTCCACCCCTGCGGAATTATCCTGGGAGATGGCTGCGAAATATGGCGTGGCTGTCGACGTGAAAGTCCGCGCCCGCAGACTCCTTGCGTCTTTCAGCCCGCGGCGCGTGATCCGCGAAGTCTTCGAACTTCGTGCCCTAAAGCCACTCTTGGTTCCGCAAATGGAGCTAGCTCCATTTGGACCGGCCCCGCCAGAAAAACCCCAGGTCGCGCCAAACCGAATCCTCTAAACGGAGCTAGCTCCATTTGGACCAATGCCACCCGCAAACCCCCAGGTCGCGCCAAACCGAATCCTCTAAACGGAGCTAGCTCCATTTGGACCTGGCCTGTCACTTGGACCTGGCACGCCCAGAACCACCTCGGCCGCACACCAAGACCGAACAGACCAACCCCAAAAACACGTCACCCCCCCTGACCAAAACAATTAGCCAAGGGGGGTGTACGAACGGGTGCTTAGAGCGACTCGCGGGTGGCTTCGATGTCTTCGTCGTCAACCGGGAGGTTCTCTGCTGCCATCGGAACGACGGTCGGCAAGATTACCGGCTCGCGTTTGTACTTCTGCTCGATCGAGCGGGAGAGCTTGCGACGCAGCTGCTGCACCATGCGGTACGGGTCGTTCTCCCCCTCGGCCGCAAGGTCGCCCATCACGTTCTCGACGGCCTCGACGAGCTTCTTGTTGAAGTCGCGGTCGTCGTCTGAGAAGCCCGTGGTAGACACGCGCGGTGCTTCGAGGAGCTGGCCCGTGCGGTCATCAATCACGCAGGTGATCGAGACCACGCCGCCGGAGGCCAGCGAAGACCGGTCTGCCAGCACGTCCGGGTCCACGTCACCCATCGTCACGCCGTCGACGTAGAGCTGGCCGACCTGGTACTGGCCGACAACCTTGATCTTGCCGGCCTGCATGTCCACGACCACGCCGTTTTGAGCCAGCGCGGTGTTCTCCGGGCGCACGCCCGTGGAAATCGCCAGCTCCTTGTTGGCGCGCATATGACGCCACTCGCCGTGCACCGGCATCGCGTTACGCGGGCGCGCAGCGTTGTACAGCTGCAGCAGCTCACCGGCGTAGCCGTGGCCGGAAGCGTGGACGTGCTCCTCGGCGTTGGTGATCACCTTCGCGCCGATCTGGGCAAGGTTGTTAATCACGGCAAAGACCGCTTCCTCGTTGCCCGGGATGAGCGAGGAGGACAGGATGATCGTGTCACCGTCGCGCACCGTGATCTGGCGGTGCTCGCGGCGCGACATGCGCGACAGCGCAGCCATCGGCTCACCCTGGGTACCAGTGGTGATAAGCACCGTCTTGTGCGGTGCCATCTTCGCAGCTTCCTCGATCGGGATGATCGTGCCCTTCGGTGCCTTCAGCAGGCTCATCTTCTCCGCGATCTCCATGTTGCGCAGCATGGAGCGGCCGTTAAAGGCCACCTTGCGGTTATTCGCCACTGCGGCGTTGACCGCCATCTGCACGCGCGCCACGTTAGACGCGAAGGAGGCGATGACCACGCGCTGCTTCGCCTGCGAGACCAGGCGGATCAAGGTGTCCTCGATACCTGCCTCGGAGGCGGAGATGCCCGGAATGGTGGCGTTTGTAGAGTCGCAGAGGAACAGGTCCACGCCCTCGTCGCCAAGCCGCGCGAGCGCCGGGATGTCGGTGGGCTTGCCGTCGTACGGGGTCTGGTCGACCTTGACATCGCCCGTCATCACGACGTGGCCCGCGCCGGTCTTGATGGACAGGCCCAGGCACTCCGGGATGGAGTGGTTGACGTGCCAGAAGCGCAGGCGGAACTGGCCGAGCGTGACCTCGGAGTCCTTGTTCACCTCATGCAACTTCGGACGCTGACGGTGCTCCTGTGTCTTCGCTGCGATCAACGCGTTGGTGAAGCGGGAAGAGTAGATCGGGATGTCCGGGCGCAGCTTAAGCAGCCACGGAATCGCGCCGATGTGGTCCTCGTGGCCGTGCGTGACCACCAGGCCCTCGATCTTGTCCAGCTTGTTTTCAATCGGCCCGAAGTCCGGCAGCACCAGGTCCACGCCCGGCTCACCGGAGTTGGGGAAGAGCACGCCGCAGTCCACGATGAGCAGACGGCCGTTGTACTCAAAGACCGTCATGTTGCGGCCGATCTCAGAGATTCCGCCGAGCGCGTAGATACGCAGGGTATCCTTCGCAGGCTTCGGCGGGGCCGGCAGGCGCTTGGTCAGGTCCGCGCCCTGCATTGACTTCACCGGGTTGCGGCGACCGCCGCCCGATCCACCACGACCGCGGCGGCGACGATTGCGGTTGTTCCCGCCGCGGCCTCCACCGCCGTTACCGCCCTTGGCCTTGCCGCCGCCATTGTTGCCGTTTTTCCTGTTGTTATCGCCTGCGTGTCCGTTGCCGCTTCCGTTGTCGGCGTCGTTGTTGGGGGTCTGCTGCGCAGGTGCCTTGAATGCGGGCTGCTGCTCAGCAGGCTCCGGCGGACCCGCCTTGCGGGTGACCTTGCGGGAGCGATTACGGGGTTCGTTCATACTTAAAGGACTCCAGCCTTTTCCATATCCTCACGGAGCACCTCGATCTGCGCATCCGTCGCGTCAACGACAGGCAGGCGGGGTGCCCCAACGTCAATGCCCTGCAGGCGCAGGGCTGCCTTTGCAAAAGTTGCGCCACCAAGCACGCCCTGCTGGTGAGCAAGGACTGCCATGGTGTTGGCGTTGATTTCCCGCGCACGGGCGAGGTCGCCTTCCTCGAAGCTTGTGACCATCTCGCGCATCGCCCTCGGAGCCGCATGCCCCACGACCGAGATCATGCCAGTCGCACCCACGGAAAGCCACGGCAGGTTCAGCGGGTCATCGCCCGAGTACCAGGCCAGACCAGTGTCCTGGATCAGCGGGGCGGCCTCCAGGAAGTCGCCCTTGGCGTCCTTAACCGCCTGAATCGTGTCCAGCTTCGCCAGCTCGGCGATCGTGGCCCCGTCAATGGGGATGCCGGAGCGACCCGGGATGTCGTAGAGGCAGATCGGCAGCTCGGTCGCTTCCGCGACCGCAGTGAAGTGTGCCTTCACGCCGTCTTGCGAGGGTTTGGAGTAGTACGGGGTGACGACCAGCAGTGCGTCTGCCCCGGCGTCGCGCGAAGCTTGCGCGAGTTCCACCGAGGTTTTCGTGTTGTTTGTGCCGGCGCCCGCGATCAACTTCGCACGGTCCCCCACTTCTTCCTTGACTGCCTTGAGCAGTGCAAGTTTTTCTTCCACCGTGGTGGTCGGGGACTCCCCCGTCGTTCCTGCGAGGACGAGCGAATCGATGCCTTGATCAACAAGGTGGGCTGCCAACTTTCGGCCCGCGGCGCAGTCGAGTGCACCGTCAGAATCAAACGGCGTGACCATTGCGACGCAGACGGTGCCAAAGATTTCTGCACCGAGGTTAGCTTTCATTGATGTGCCCATGCCCACAAACCCTACCCCCTTGGGGCCAGTTGTGGTACAACAGCACGCCGCTTGTTCGGGGCAGTTGCTTATCGACGCCCCCTTATGCCACGTACGGGCTCGTGGCCATGCGGGTGCCGTCGGCAAGCGTGCTGACCAAAAAGTCGTCGAAGAGTGCGGGGGCCTGCTCGCGCAGAATCTCAAGGCACGCCACGGCGAGTGTGCGGATCTCCACGTCCGCGTGCTCCGAGGCGCGCGCGGCGATGAACCCGCGCCAGGTGCGGTAGTTACCGGTGACCACGAAGCGGGTCTCGGTGGCGTTGGGCAAAATGGCGCGTGCTGCCTGCCGCGCCTTCTTTTTGCGCAAAAGGGCGTTCGGCTCGGCGGCCATGTGCTCGTCCAGCGCGGTGAGCAGCTCTTCGTAGACGAAGCGGGAATCATCCACCGCGGCGAGGAACATGCGCTTGAGCTCTTCGTCCTGCGCGATGATGCTGGGAACGACGACTTCGTTATCGGTGTTGTGCACGAAGCGCTGCGACAGTTGGGAAAACGAGAAATGCCGGTGCCGCAGGAGCTCGTTGCCCGCAGAACGGGACAGGCCCCGGATGTAGAGGGTGGCGGTGGCGTGCTCGAGCAGCGCATCGTGGCCGACGTCGAGAATATGGTGCAGGTACGCCTCGTTCGCCGCAGTGTGTGGGTTCGGCCGGTCGAAGGTTTCGTAGCAGGCGCGGCCTGCGAACTCGACTAAAGACTCCGCGTCAGTGGCCCCCTCCTCGGGCTGCCAGTCGACCGACTGCGGGGGCGTAAACGTTGTCGCGGCAATGAGCTGCACATCCAAGTGCGAGGAAACAGCCATCTGCCTACAGCCCCAGGTAGGCGTCCAAGCCGACCGTCAGGCCTGGG is part of the Corynebacterium imitans genome and encodes:
- a CDS encoding ribonuclease J, producing the protein MNEPRNRSRKVTRKAGPPEPAEQQPAFKAPAQQTPNNDADNGSGNGHAGDNNRKNGNNGGGKAKGGNGGGGRGGNNRNRRRRGRGGSGGGRRNPVKSMQGADLTKRLPAPPKPAKDTLRIYALGGISEIGRNMTVFEYNGRLLIVDCGVLFPNSGEPGVDLVLPDFGPIENKLDKIEGLVVTHGHEDHIGAIPWLLKLRPDIPIYSSRFTNALIAAKTQEHRQRPKLHEVNKDSEVTLGQFRLRFWHVNHSIPECLGLSIKTGAGHVVMTGDVKVDQTPYDGKPTDIPALARLGDEGVDLFLCDSTNATIPGISASEAGIEDTLIRLVSQAKQRVVIASFASNVARVQMAVNAAVANNRKVAFNGRSMLRNMEIAEKMSLLKAPKGTIIPIEEAAKMAPHKTVLITTGTQGEPMAALSRMSRREHRQITVRDGDTIILSSSLIPGNEEAVFAVINNLAQIGAKVITNAEEHVHASGHGYAGELLQLYNAARPRNAMPVHGEWRHMRANKELAISTGVRPENTALAQNGVVVDMQAGKIKVVGQYQVGQLYVDGVTMGDVDPDVLADRSSLASGGVVSITCVIDDRTGQLLEAPRVSTTGFSDDDRDFNKKLVEAVENVMGDLAAEGENDPYRMVQQLRRKLSRSIEQKYKREPVILPTVVPMAAENLPVDDEDIEATRESL
- the dapA gene encoding 4-hydroxy-tetrahydrodipicolinate synthase; its protein translation is MGTSMKANLGAEIFGTVCVAMVTPFDSDGALDCAAGRKLAAHLVDQGIDSLVLAGTTGESPTTTVEEKLALLKAVKEEVGDRAKLIAGAGTNNTKTSVELAQASRDAGADALLVVTPYYSKPSQDGVKAHFTAVAEATELPICLYDIPGRSGIPIDGATIAELAKLDTIQAVKDAKGDFLEAAPLIQDTGLAWYSGDDPLNLPWLSVGATGMISVVGHAAPRAMREMVTSFEEGDLARAREINANTMAVLAHQQGVLGGATFAKAALRLQGIDVGAPRLPVVDATDAQIEVLREDMEKAGVL
- the thyX gene encoding FAD-dependent thymidylate synthase, whose translation is MAVSSHLDVQLIAATTFTPPQSVDWQPEEGATDAESLVEFAGRACYETFDRPNPHTAANEAYLHHILDVGHDALLEHATATLYIRGLSRSAGNELLRHRHFSFSQLSQRFVHNTDNEVVVPSIIAQDEELKRMFLAAVDDSRFVYEELLTALDEHMAAEPNALLRKKKARQAARAILPNATETRFVVTGNYRTWRGFIAARASEHADVEIRTLAVACLEILREQAPALFDDFLVSTLADGTRMATSPYVA